A single Methanophagales archaeon DNA region contains:
- a CDS encoding Coenzyme F420 hydrogenase/dehydrogenase, beta subunit C-terminal domain, with the protein MVVEIKERGYVRLPAFLERGFSDLKREVVARRRCSMCGTCAAFCDKIRIEDGEPVFIEDYDTVCGLCYTFCPRTFLPQAEIEQKIFGKVSNDDDVLGVYRACYEARTKKADIREKSQDGGIVTSILAYGLEKQAIDCAVLTTANGDWRPRTVVARDYEALKEGAGTRYTLYPSVIGVREAQEEGCSAIAFVGLPCQIQGLRKAEAANANQPYELRIEDVKLLIGLFCTKNYNEGLLDFVNERVPLEHVKKFDIKGKELLVYDNDGETISISLDDLEGFVGDGCSVCTDFTAELADISVGAVGSADGWSTVITRTERGDELVRGASESGYIEVKGIQAKGLELVKRLAAKKRKRGEKSEL; encoded by the coding sequence ATGGTGGTGGAGATAAAAGAGCGGGGATACGTGAGATTACCAGCCTTTTTAGAACGTGGTTTTTCTGATTTGAAGCGCGAGGTGGTAGCGAGGCGGAGATGCAGTATGTGTGGAACCTGTGCTGCTTTTTGTGATAAGATAAGGATAGAAGATGGTGAACCGGTATTCATCGAGGATTATGATACCGTCTGTGGACTGTGCTATACATTCTGCCCCAGAACCTTCTTGCCACAGGCGGAGATAGAACAGAAGATATTTGGTAAAGTCAGTAATGATGACGATGTTCTTGGCGTATATCGGGCATGTTACGAAGCACGTACAAAGAAGGCTGATATAAGGGAAAAAAGTCAGGATGGAGGTATAGTCACTTCAATACTCGCTTATGGACTGGAAAAACAGGCAATAGACTGTGCGGTACTCACTACTGCGAATGGTGATTGGAGACCCCGGACGGTGGTTGCGAGGGATTATGAAGCGCTGAAGGAAGGTGCAGGTACCAGGTATACCCTATATCCATCTGTCATAGGTGTAAGAGAAGCGCAGGAAGAGGGCTGCAGTGCCATTGCATTTGTTGGCCTGCCATGTCAGATACAGGGTTTGCGGAAGGCAGAGGCTGCGAATGCGAATCAGCCATACGAACTGCGAATTGAGGATGTAAAATTGTTGATAGGGTTGTTTTGTACCAAGAACTACAATGAGGGGCTACTGGATTTCGTGAATGAGCGGGTGCCACTGGAGCATGTGAAGAAGTTTGATATAAAGGGTAAAGAACTTCTGGTATATGATAATGATGGAGAGACTATCTCTATCTCACTGGATGACTTAGAGGGTTTTGTGGGGGATGGATGTTCAGTTTGCACAGATTTCACTGCGGAATTGGCTGATATCTCTGTAGGCGCGGTAGGCTCTGCTGATGGCTGGTCAACCGTTATCACTCGCACGGAACGGGGTGATGAACTGGTTAGAGGCGCCTCAGAGAGTGGATATATAGAAGTAAAGGGTATACAGGCGAAGGGTCTGGAGCTGGTAAAGAGGCTGGCAGCGAAGAAGCGTAAGCGAGGAGAGAAGTCAGAGCTGTAA
- a CDS encoding isocitrate/isopropylmalate dehydrogenase family protein, producing the protein MREANAAIVERAKKYFGEIVEEQLSRIQRLKEANANANGTPLNYALERPIVVGFVGGDGIGPYIIKEAERVLQFLLDDKLSTGEVIFREIEGLTIERRAKLMQSVPEDVMDAIKRCHVILKGPTTTPKAGDPYPNLESANVTLRRELDLFANVRPVKIPEEGIDWVFFRENTEGAYALGSRGINVTEDLAIDFKVTTTIGAERIIRMAFEYAKQNGINRVTVVTKANIIKATDGKFLKEAERVARNYHDVVWDHWFVDIFAAKLMDANRRRGFRVIVLPNLYGDIITDEAAELQGGVGTAGSANIGNRYAMFEAIHGSALRMVEEGRAIYANPTSIMRAAAMLLRHIGFMAEARSLDTALDVCTKQYIITGRSDGLTCTAFTDHLLETIKNQKQ; encoded by the coding sequence ATGAGAGAAGCGAATGCAGCAATAGTGGAAAGAGCGAAGAAGTATTTCGGCGAGATAGTGGAAGAGCAATTGAGTCGTATTCAGCGTTTGAAGGAAGCAAATGCAAATGCAAATGGTACACCGTTGAATTATGCATTGGAGCGACCCATTGTGGTGGGGTTCGTTGGTGGTGATGGTATCGGACCCTATATAATAAAGGAGGCGGAGCGAGTATTACAGTTCCTGCTTGATGATAAATTGAGCACTGGTGAGGTCATCTTTCGTGAGATAGAAGGTCTAACTATAGAACGTCGTGCGAAGCTCATGCAATCGGTGCCAGAGGATGTAATGGACGCGATTAAACGTTGCCATGTAATTCTGAAGGGACCAACAACAACGCCCAAAGCGGGTGACCCATACCCGAATCTGGAAAGTGCGAACGTAACGTTAAGACGGGAACTGGACCTGTTTGCAAATGTCCGCCCTGTAAAGATACCAGAAGAGGGTATAGATTGGGTCTTCTTCAGAGAGAATACCGAGGGCGCGTATGCACTTGGAAGTAGGGGTATAAACGTAACAGAGGACCTGGCAATTGATTTCAAAGTCACCACTACCATAGGTGCCGAGCGGATAATACGCATGGCATTTGAGTATGCGAAGCAAAACGGAATCAACAGGGTGACAGTAGTAACGAAGGCGAATATAATAAAGGCAACTGATGGTAAGTTCCTCAAAGAAGCGGAACGCGTTGCTCGTAATTATCACGATGTCGTATGGGACCACTGGTTTGTGGACATATTTGCAGCGAAGCTGATGGATGCGAACCGCAGGCGTGGATTCCGGGTTATTGTGCTCCCTAATCTCTATGGTGATATAATTACAGATGAAGCAGCGGAGCTTCAGGGCGGTGTGGGCACAGCGGGTAGTGCCAACATAGGTAACAGATATGCAATGTTTGAGGCTATTCATGGCTCCGCATTGCGAATGGTAGAGGAGGGGCGTGCTATTTATGCGAATCCTACAAGTATCATGCGTGCGGCTGCAATGCTACTCAGGCATATAGGATTCATGGCAGAGGCACGAAGCCTGGACACGGCTCTTGATGTCTGCACAAAGCAATATATCATCACGGGCCGTTCAGATGGTCTCACATGCACTGCATTCACTGATCATCTGTTAGAAACCATCAAGAACCAGAAACAATAA